The following proteins come from a genomic window of Aspergillus oryzae RIB40 DNA, chromosome 4:
- a CDS encoding uncharacterized protein (predicted protein), producing MDNISDIGSPLSERSRTPFFDGGGISLSGLPFEEALVARIGEPLVLGVEPSISEPAVVEPTAAECRESAVLALAAFTADDFIACWRDSQIRWFLPDRRQLRGNCYFGCLC from the exons ATGGACAATATCAGCGACATAGGGTCGCCCTTATCTGAGCGGTCGAGGACACCGTTTTTCGATGGTGGTGGCATATCGCTCTCCGGTCTTCCCTTCGAGGAAGCCCTCGTCGCGAGGATAGGGGAGCCCTTGGTGCTGGGAGTGGAACCTAGCATCTCTGAGCCAGCTGTGGTGGAGCCAACCGCAGCAGAATGCAGAGAGTCAGCTGTATTAGCCCTTGCAGCCTTTACTGCAGATGACTTCA TTGCCTGTTGGAGAGATTCCCAGATTAGGTGGTTTCTTCCAGACCGCCGCCAACTCCGAGGCAACTGTTATTTCGGGTGCCTCTGTTGA
- a CDS encoding mitochondrial 37S ribosomal protein uS15m (predicted protein), which yields MPPRFLFQPSFKAFTGSSHVQSPLAALSLIASRTSIRAGSAETRERRRHDPFLMAQSRQRKAANLSRQQALAEERESSLGDPVESAPTPFIQELKTVKSGPQAPSSSDARLNYFVTPEGLQEAMEYSKALTSPLENPDRDTADPQLEKEASERHLQEHRNAQEAISRIVKISNGNTQDQMRLHIQNCIETFGRHNTDKTLPPKPAAVSHQSATEHPEKTPRVGQDTGSPEVQVAILTAKILNLSRHLQTTNKDKHNKRNLRLLVHKRQKLLRYLRRKERGGPRWQHLIETLGLSDAAWKGEISM from the exons ATGCCTCCAcgattcctcttccagccTTCCTTCAAGGCCTTTACTG GGTCTTCGCATGTTCAGAGCCCGCTTGCTGCGCTTTCATTGATTGCTTCCAGGACATCTATCAGAGCGGGATCCGCCGAGACTAGGGAACGCCGAAGACATGATCCGTTTTTGATGGCACAGTCACGTCAGCGCAAAGCCGCCAATCTGTCTCGTCAACAAGCTCTTGCCGAAGAACGCGAAAGCTCTCTCGGCGATCCTGTGGAGAGTGCACCCACTCCATTCATCCAAGAGCTCAAAACGGTCAAATCTGGGCCACAAGCCCCTTCAAGCTCAGATGCCAGACTCAACTACTTCGTCACTCCCGAGGGACTCCAGGAGGCCATGGAATATTCGAAAGCCTTGACATCTCCCCTCGAAAACCCAGACAGAGACACTGCAGACCCTCAACTTGAGAAGGAGGCATCCGAGAGACATCTTCAGGAACATCGCAATGCTCAGGAGGCAATCAGCCGTATCGTGAAGATCAGTAACGGAAACACGCAAGATCAGATGCGCCTACATATCCAGAACTGCATTGAAACGTTTGGACGGCACAATACCGACAAGACTTTGCCGCCGAAACCTGCAGCTGTATCGCATCAGTCCGCTACTGAACATCCCGAGAAAACCCCTCGAGTTGGCCAGGATACCGGTTCTCCGGAAGTTCAGGTTGCTATCCTCACTGCAAAGATTCTGAACTTGTCTAGACACTTGCAGACAACCAACAAAGATAAGCATAACAAGAGAAACTTGAGACTCCTCGTGCATAAGCGACAGAAGTTGCTTCGGTACCTGCGCAGGAAGGAGCGGGGTGGTCCAAGATGGCAGCACTTGATCGAAACCTTGGGCCTGTCGGATGCTGCTTGGAAGGGTGAGATTAGCATGTAA
- a CDS encoding putative Rho-like small GTPase (predicted protein), producing MTKQESPDQENTVTILLLGDPGCGKTTFLSQAEPLRDSDQPFLYDIRFSKKSFSLELYDTACPNQHWSTLKPDVVLLAFDISNRDTLTNLKTWRHDIIRYFQHGQGERIPVMMVGLKRDLRVEGEGIIYPQETYRIAQELRCDRYAECSAVTGELLAETFEDLARLAGMTTTDRGGQTQGGCVVS from the exons ATGACGAAGCAAGAAAGTCCGGACCAGGAGAACACAGTCACCATCCTCCTACTAGGAGACCCAGGATGCGGTAAAACGACATTCTTATC TCAAGCTGAGCCTTTACGGGACAGTGACCAGCCCTTCCTTTATGATATCCGTTTCTCAAAGAAGTCATTTAGCCTCGAGTTATATGATACTGCATGTCCTAATCAGCACTGGTCCACATTGAAGCCGGACGTGGTTCTTCTGGCTTTTGATATATCCAACAGAGATACTTTGACCAATCTCAAAACA TGGCGACACGATATTATCCGGTACTTCCAACATGGTCAGGGGGAACGGATCCCCGTTATGATGGTAGGCTTGAAAAGAGATTTGAGGGTAGAAGGCGAAGGTATCATCTACCCGCAAGAA ACATATCGAATCGCACAAGAGCTCCGGTGTGACCGTTACGCAGAGTGTTCTGCTGTTACGGGAGAACTTTTGGCAGAAACGTTCGAAGATTTAGCGAGGCTTGCAGGCATGACAACCACGGATCGTGGGGGGCAGACGCAGGGTGGCTGTGTAGTCAGTTGA
- the rps0 gene encoding 40S ribosomal protein uS2 (40S ribosomal protein SA (P40)/Laminin receptor 1) has translation MAPSQLPPIFNPTQQDIEQLLAAQCHLGSKNLQVHMEPYLWKTRPDGVNVINIGKTWEKILLAARIIAAVENPADICVISARPYGQRAVLKFAAHTGATAIAGRFTPGNFTNYITRSFKEPRLIIVTDPRTDSQAIKEASYVNIPVLALCDTDSPTDFVDVAIPTNNKGRHSIGLVWWMLAREVLRLRGTLATRETEWDVVPDLYFYRDPEAEENKEIADESKVATAEEVGAGAIESGFAGENWDTQGAGAGVPGTAFAAASAAGPTSWEADGADWAASSAPAAAGESWAETQPAEGKW, from the exons ATGGCCCCCTCTCAGCTTCCCCCGATCTTCAACCCCACCCAGCAGGACATTGAGCAGCTGCTCGCTGCTCAGTGCCACCTGGGTTCCAAGAACCTCCAGGTGCACATGGAGCCTTACCTCTGGAAGACTCGCCCTGACGGTGTCAATGTCATCAACATTGGCAAGACCTG GGAGAAGATCCTTTTGGCTGCCCGTATCATTGCGGCTGTCGAGAATCCCGCCGATATCTGTGTGATCTCCGCTCGTCCTTATGGTCAGCGTGCTGTCCTGAAGTTCGCTGCCCACACCGGTGCCACCGCCATCGCCGGCCGTTTCACCCCCGGTAACTTCACCAACTACATCACCCGCTCTTTCAAGGAGCCCCGTCTCATCATCGTTACCGACCCTCGCACCGACTCTCAGGCCATCAAGGAGGCTAGCTACGTCAACATCCCCGTCCTCGCTCTTTGCGACACTGACTCCCCCACCGACTTCGTTGACGTTGCTAtccccaccaacaacaaGGGTCGTCACTCCATCGGTCTGGTTTGGTGGATGCTTGCCCGTGAGGTCCTCCGTCTCCGCGGTACCCTCGCTACCCGCGAGACCGAGTGGGATGTCGTTCCTGACCTCTACTTCTACCGCGACCctgaggccgaggagaacaAGGAGATCGCCGATGAGTCCAAGGTTGCTACTGCCGAGGAGGTCGGTGCCGGTGCCATTGAGTCTGGCTTCGCTGGTGAGAACTGGGACACCCAgggtgctggtgctggtgttCCTGGCACTGCTTTCGCTGCTGCTAGCGCTGCTGGTCCTACCAGCTGGGAGGCTGATGGTGCCGACTGGGCCGCCAGCTCCGCTCCTGCCGCTGCTGGTGAGAGCTGGGCTGAGACCCAGCCTGCTGAGGGCAAGTGGTAA